A window of the Cellvibrio sp. pealriver genome harbors these coding sequences:
- a CDS encoding type II toxin-antitoxin system RatA family toxin: MAHRVERSALVNYSAQQMFDLVNDIEAYPQFMEGCTGATILARGDGWLEARLELSKAGVSQSFVTRNQLQPPHSMSMDLVDGPFSYLRGVWRFSPLGDAACKVSFELEFELQNRLLGMAVGKLFEGVSNKQVDALCARAKQVYR; the protein is encoded by the coding sequence TTGGCTCACAGGGTGGAACGATCGGCGTTGGTAAATTATTCAGCGCAGCAAATGTTTGATCTGGTCAACGATATCGAAGCCTATCCGCAATTTATGGAGGGCTGCACCGGTGCCACTATTCTTGCGCGTGGCGACGGTTGGCTGGAAGCTCGTCTAGAGTTGAGCAAGGCCGGTGTGAGCCAGAGCTTTGTCACCCGCAACCAGTTGCAGCCGCCGCACAGCATGAGCATGGATTTGGTCGATGGGCCATTTAGCTACTTGCGCGGTGTGTGGCGTTTTAGCCCTTTGGGCGATGCCGCGTGCAAAGTCAGTTTTGAGTTGGAATTTGAGTTGCAGAACCGCTTGCTGGGTATGGCGGTAGGCAAATTGTTTGAAGGTGTCAGCAATAAACAGGTGGATGCGCTCTGCGCACGCGCCAAACAGGTTTATCGCTGA
- a CDS encoding ATP-binding protein encodes MKAALPARENERLDYLYHLAILDTPREQSFDDVAQLAGSICATPIAIVSMIDERRQWYKSCVGLDITEVPRELTFCAHAILNPDELMVVEDARQDPRFCDHPMVVGEPYIRFYAGAPLVTENGLALGTLCIVDFQPRGLSQTQILTLKLLAGQVMQLLRLREANNILAQERRIAQESEERLQTMVSNFPGAVYRCENNTRWSMLFMSAAVESLTGYAAAEFLRDDALSMTDITHSDDVPVIYDLVQEALVQRRSFHLIYRLQHADQSWRWVEEVGCGVFDEQGELRFIDGFIWDISERKRIEQMKNDFVSAVSHELRTPLTAISGSLGLIASGMLGELPPTIRNMVDIAHKNALRLTLLINDLLDMEKILAGKMEFNMVEQALLPILENSLESNKAYADTFGIRLALRAPEADLRVRVDAQRLQQVLANFISNAVKFSPAGGQVEVELSQQGEWAKIAVVDHGPGISDEFRARIFQKFSQADSSDSRQRGGTGLGLAISKSFVEKMQGKIGFDSELGKGATFFALFLIAGNPSSVRALPATDH; translated from the coding sequence ATGAAAGCAGCCTTACCTGCGCGCGAAAATGAGCGCCTCGACTACCTGTACCATCTGGCGATCCTGGATACGCCGCGCGAGCAAAGCTTTGACGATGTTGCCCAACTGGCGGGCAGTATTTGCGCGACCCCTATCGCGATAGTGTCCATGATTGATGAGCGGCGTCAGTGGTACAAAAGCTGTGTGGGGCTGGATATAACCGAAGTTCCGCGCGAGCTGACATTTTGTGCGCACGCCATCCTTAATCCTGATGAATTAATGGTGGTGGAAGATGCCCGGCAAGACCCGCGCTTTTGCGACCATCCCATGGTAGTAGGAGAGCCCTACATCCGTTTTTATGCCGGCGCTCCCTTGGTGACGGAGAACGGTTTGGCATTGGGCACACTGTGTATTGTCGATTTCCAGCCGCGCGGGCTAAGCCAGACCCAAATCCTGACACTCAAACTATTGGCTGGGCAGGTGATGCAGCTGTTGCGGCTGCGCGAAGCCAATAACATCCTCGCGCAGGAGCGTCGCATTGCGCAGGAAAGTGAAGAGCGCCTGCAAACTATGGTCAGCAACTTTCCCGGTGCTGTCTACCGCTGCGAAAACAATACCCGCTGGAGCATGCTATTTATGAGTGCGGCGGTTGAATCCCTGACCGGGTATGCCGCAGCGGAGTTTTTGCGTGACGATGCCCTGAGCATGACCGACATCACCCACAGCGACGATGTCCCTGTTATTTATGATCTGGTGCAAGAGGCATTGGTGCAGCGCCGCTCGTTCCACCTGATTTATCGCCTACAGCACGCTGACCAGTCCTGGCGCTGGGTAGAAGAGGTCGGATGCGGTGTGTTTGATGAGCAGGGAGAGCTCAGGTTTATCGACGGGTTTATCTGGGATATTAGCGAGCGCAAACGCATAGAGCAGATGAAAAACGATTTTGTATCGGCTGTCAGTCATGAGTTGCGCACACCCTTGACCGCCATTTCCGGCTCACTGGGGCTGATCGCGAGCGGGATGTTGGGTGAGCTTCCGCCCACTATTCGCAACATGGTGGACATCGCCCATAAAAATGCTCTGCGCTTGACGCTATTGATCAATGACTTGCTCGATATGGAGAAAATTCTGGCGGGCAAAATGGAATTCAATATGGTGGAACAGGCGCTGTTGCCGATATTGGAAAATTCGCTCGAAAGCAATAAAGCCTATGCTGATACCTTTGGCATCAGGCTCGCGCTGCGTGCACCGGAGGCGGATCTGCGGGTGCGGGTTGATGCCCAGCGCCTGCAGCAGGTACTGGCCAATTTCATCTCCAATGCCGTCAAGTTTTCGCCCGCTGGTGGCCAGGTAGAGGTGGAGTTGTCGCAACAGGGTGAGTGGGCAAAAATTGCGGTTGTGGATCATGGCCCGGGCATCAGCGACGAGTTTCGCGCGCGGATTTTCCAAAAATTTTCCCAAGCGGATTCGTCGGACTCACGCCAGCGCGGCGGCACGGGGTTGGGTTTGGCGATCAGCAAATCGTTTGTGGAAAAGATGCAAGGCAAAATTGGCTTTGATTCGGAATTGGGTAAGGGAGCCACATTTTTTGCGCTGTTCCTGATTGCGGGGAATCCGTCATCGGTGCGCGCATTGCCCGCAACAGATCACTGA
- a CDS encoding RnfH family protein — MADFDLITVEVAYALPHKQKIIALLVEPGTTALEAVKRSKIADHFPGLDIASAKMGIFGQSLGTKGLETADKHVLHAGDRVEIYRPLASDPKDARRKRAEKTATGDTAPDV, encoded by the coding sequence ATGGCTGATTTTGATTTGATCACGGTGGAAGTGGCCTATGCGCTGCCGCATAAACAAAAAATTATCGCGCTTTTGGTAGAACCGGGCACTACAGCGCTTGAGGCCGTCAAGCGCTCCAAAATTGCGGATCACTTTCCCGGCTTGGACATCGCCAGTGCCAAGATGGGCATTTTTGGCCAGTCGCTCGGTACCAAGGGGTTGGAAACGGCCGATAAGCATGTGCTCCATGCTGGCGACCGCGTGGAAATCTACCGCCCACTCGCTTCTGATCCCAAAGATGCCCGCCGCAAGCGCGCCGAAAAAACCGCTACAGGCGACACGGCTCCGGACGTTTAG
- a CDS encoding PAS domain S-box protein: MSVNYKRLFRWLPWVSSLGLAAVFVLFMLADLNTHRQVWNERLAWNAQTQSDYVKASGRDLTQQAMLLAQLIGRDYRVIEQIRSAHQLFINASNGTGSEQLQVARLDLQQLLRDYWDDMEELGADQLSVHFAPGAVNFLRMHRPDRYGDSLSGLRPMITSAFTSGVPTWGLDVARQGSGYRAVLPIMANPDQTGGVIAVLEVGMSSLPANESETPIQMAVFLRKAAVEQVLWEQTRQQLHQQSPNTVDDWRLEGTTDPQLYSWWSSGMVPINQRGHLLFSEGKTYVASWWPLEQASVPIEQSGLAMLAWTDITPDYTTYTNIRQRVIAKWMAAMVCAQLLLLGFSQLNRRYLRNLLQQHSAQLQAEHAVNEQSRQRLALALRSSDSGFWEWDIAHDKASFSPEWRQLCGIGPESPTSLDLDEWMSRVHPADKRTSYSDIIRHIKGETAMYENEYRLKVHDGSYKWILTRGKVVEWDAKGKATLMLGVYTDITERKNTELISIRQQAALHSLNEIASLSAVDPDEQLRRALSLGARYLGLSGGAISQISGDDYRVHIQFSAQGQHNLPAFSPLAKTYCGLTVSLRDVWAEDDIPASEYRHHPAYLLTQIESYIGAPLWVNGEVYGTLCFTSRKTRHHPYDSLDKDFVRLLARWISSVVERLQQDAEKKVILQRFQKLSERLPGFLYQFQLRPDGSSFFPYASPGIKNIYNVNPEDVALSAHKVFAVIHPDDAGWVGESVSYSAAHLTPWVATVRINNPQRGMIWTHIQSVPEKLDDGSVLWSGYVSDITPLKETEIKLKETNSLRKAILDAASIAIISTDKTGLIKTFNQGAELMLGYSAEEMIDKQSPAILHLPEEMVARAHQLTCELGYEVAPDFNAFVAKAREGDDDEHEWVYVRKDGSCLPVALTVAVLRDAEGEISGYLGMARDISELKRIDQMKTEFISTVSHELRTPLTAISGALGILVNGLAGALPGQSERMIQIAHNNSQRLIHLVNDLLDMEKLVAGKMHFDIKPQMLLPLIQQSIEANSVFAQQYGVTYELLPGNSDIKVTVDNQRLLQVLANYLSNAAKFSPLNDVVTVQVEPRFGSVRVSVTDKGPGVPENFRARLFQKFSQADSSDTRQKGGTGLGLAICKEIIERMGGKVGVDSVPGKGASFYFDLPCEDATQRIPASRQEPSKIKPHLLVVEDDLETAEVLVTALASRDYDVDCATTGQSALEHLQLRDYDLITLDLNLPDMNGTTIVEHIRQQESLLQDGKRLPVIIITGAVDEGKKRLPELVSRSGVFWLQKPLVNGQLEDIIQQALAQLATEPAGAAP; this comes from the coding sequence ATGTCAGTGAATTACAAACGCTTATTCCGCTGGTTGCCCTGGGTGTCTTCCCTGGGGCTGGCCGCGGTATTTGTGTTGTTTATGCTGGCCGATTTAAACACCCATCGCCAGGTTTGGAATGAGCGTTTGGCGTGGAACGCCCAGACCCAAAGTGATTACGTCAAAGCCAGTGGCCGCGACCTGACCCAACAGGCGATGTTGCTGGCGCAGTTGATCGGGCGCGACTACCGCGTCATTGAACAAATCCGCTCTGCCCATCAGCTATTTATCAATGCCAGCAACGGCACGGGTTCCGAACAGTTGCAGGTTGCCCGCCTTGACTTGCAGCAGCTCCTGCGCGATTACTGGGACGACATGGAAGAGTTGGGCGCGGATCAGTTGAGTGTGCACTTCGCCCCCGGCGCAGTGAACTTCTTGCGCATGCACCGCCCGGATCGCTATGGCGACAGCCTCAGCGGCCTGCGTCCTATGATCACCTCTGCATTCACATCAGGTGTTCCCACCTGGGGCCTGGATGTCGCCCGCCAAGGCAGTGGTTATCGCGCCGTCTTGCCGATAATGGCGAACCCGGATCAGACCGGCGGTGTTATTGCGGTGCTGGAGGTGGGTATGTCATCCCTGCCGGCGAACGAGAGCGAGACACCTATTCAAATGGCCGTGTTCTTGCGCAAAGCCGCAGTTGAGCAGGTGCTGTGGGAACAGACCCGGCAACAGCTCCACCAACAGAGCCCCAACACGGTGGATGATTGGCGCCTGGAAGGAACGACTGACCCGCAGTTATACAGCTGGTGGTCGAGCGGCATGGTACCGATTAACCAGCGCGGCCATCTGCTTTTCAGTGAAGGCAAAACCTATGTGGCCTCCTGGTGGCCGCTGGAGCAGGCCTCGGTACCGATTGAGCAATCGGGATTGGCGATGCTGGCCTGGACGGATATCACCCCTGACTACACAACCTATACCAATATCCGCCAGCGGGTGATCGCAAAATGGATGGCGGCGATGGTGTGTGCCCAATTGTTACTGCTCGGGTTTAGCCAGCTCAATCGCCGTTACTTGCGCAATTTACTGCAGCAGCACAGCGCCCAGTTGCAAGCTGAACACGCCGTCAATGAACAGTCGCGCCAGCGCCTGGCATTGGCGCTGCGCTCCAGTGATTCGGGGTTTTGGGAGTGGGATATTGCCCACGACAAGGCCAGCTTTTCTCCCGAGTGGCGACAGCTCTGCGGCATAGGGCCGGAATCACCAACATCGCTGGATCTGGATGAATGGATGAGCCGCGTCCACCCGGCAGATAAACGCACCAGTTACAGCGACATCATCCGCCACATCAAGGGCGAGACGGCGATGTATGAAAACGAGTATCGCCTCAAAGTGCATGACGGTAGCTACAAGTGGATTCTCACCCGCGGCAAGGTGGTGGAGTGGGATGCCAAAGGCAAAGCCACCCTGATGCTGGGGGTCTATACCGATATCACCGAGCGCAAAAATACCGAGTTGATCAGTATCCGCCAGCAGGCGGCGCTGCACTCGCTCAATGAGATCGCCTCGCTCTCGGCGGTGGACCCGGATGAGCAACTGCGCCGTGCGCTGAGTTTGGGCGCGCGCTATTTGGGTTTGAGTGGCGGGGCGATCAGCCAGATCAGTGGCGATGACTACCGGGTGCACATCCAGTTTTCCGCCCAGGGACAGCACAACCTGCCCGCTTTCAGCCCGCTTGCCAAAACCTACTGTGGCCTGACGGTCAGCTTGCGCGACGTGTGGGCGGAGGACGATATTCCCGCCAGCGAATATCGCCATCACCCCGCCTATTTGTTGACCCAGATAGAAAGCTATATCGGTGCGCCTTTGTGGGTGAACGGCGAAGTGTATGGCACCCTCTGCTTTACCTCGCGCAAAACCCGCCATCACCCATACGATTCACTCGACAAAGACTTTGTGCGTTTGCTCGCGCGTTGGATCAGTTCAGTCGTCGAGCGCCTGCAACAGGACGCCGAGAAAAAAGTCATCCTGCAGCGCTTCCAGAAACTCAGCGAGCGGCTGCCGGGCTTCCTCTACCAATTCCAGTTGCGCCCTGATGGCAGCTCGTTCTTCCCCTACGCCAGCCCGGGCATCAAGAATATTTACAACGTCAACCCGGAAGATGTCGCGTTATCAGCGCACAAGGTATTCGCGGTTATCCATCCGGATGATGCGGGTTGGGTGGGTGAAAGTGTCTCTTATTCCGCCGCACACCTCACGCCCTGGGTGGCTACAGTGCGGATCAATAACCCGCAGCGCGGCATGATCTGGACCCACATCCAGTCGGTACCGGAAAAGCTGGATGACGGCAGTGTGCTCTGGAGCGGTTATGTATCGGACATTACCCCGCTCAAAGAGACCGAAATCAAACTCAAAGAGACCAACTCCCTGCGCAAAGCGATTCTGGATGCCGCCAGTATTGCGATTATCTCCACCGATAAAACCGGCCTGATCAAAACCTTCAATCAGGGGGCAGAGTTAATGCTGGGTTACAGCGCCGAGGAAATGATTGATAAACAGTCGCCTGCGATACTTCATCTACCCGAGGAAATGGTCGCCCGCGCGCACCAGCTGACCTGCGAGCTCGGTTATGAAGTCGCACCGGATTTCAATGCCTTTGTGGCCAAGGCGCGCGAAGGGGATGACGATGAACACGAATGGGTCTATGTGCGCAAAGATGGCAGCTGCCTGCCGGTTGCGTTGACGGTTGCGGTGCTGCGCGATGCTGAGGGTGAAATCAGCGGCTATTTGGGTATGGCGCGCGACATTAGTGAGCTCAAGCGCATTGACCAGATGAAAACCGAATTTATCTCCACCGTCAGCCATGAACTGCGCACCCCGCTGACGGCGATCAGTGGCGCGCTGGGGATTTTGGTCAATGGTCTGGCCGGCGCGTTGCCCGGGCAATCGGAGCGCATGATCCAGATAGCCCACAATAATTCACAGCGCCTGATTCATCTGGTTAACGATCTGCTCGATATGGAAAAACTGGTCGCGGGCAAAATGCATTTTGATATCAAACCGCAGATGTTGCTGCCGCTGATCCAGCAGAGCATTGAGGCCAATAGTGTGTTCGCCCAACAGTACGGCGTGACCTATGAGCTGCTGCCGGGCAATAGCGATATCAAAGTCACCGTGGATAACCAACGGCTCCTGCAGGTGTTGGCCAACTACCTCTCCAATGCCGCCAAATTCTCGCCCCTGAATGATGTGGTGACAGTGCAGGTAGAACCTCGCTTTGGCAGTGTGCGGGTGAGTGTGACTGACAAGGGGCCGGGGGTACCTGAGAACTTCCGCGCCCGCCTGTTCCAAAAGTTCTCCCAGGCCGACTCCTCGGATACCCGCCAGAAAGGCGGCACCGGTTTGGGCTTGGCGATCTGTAAAGAGATTATCGAGCGCATGGGCGGCAAGGTGGGGGTGGATTCAGTACCGGGCAAAGGTGCCAGTTTCTATTTTGACCTGCCCTGTGAAGATGCCACCCAGAGAATCCCGGCCAGCCGTCAGGAGCCGAGCAAGATCAAGCCGCATTTGCTGGTGGTGGAAGATGATCTTGAAACCGCCGAGGTATTGGTCACCGCACTGGCATCCCGCGATTACGATGTGGATTGCGCGACGACCGGTCAATCGGCACTGGAACACTTGCAGCTGCGCGATTACGATCTGATAACGCTGGACCTTAACCTCCCTGATATGAATGGAACGACCATTGTGGAACACATCCGCCAGCAGGAATCACTCCTGCAAGACGGAAAGCGCCTGCCGGTGATTATCATCACCGGTGCTGTGGATGAAGGCAAAAAACGGCTGCCGGAACTGGTATCACGCAGTGGCGTGTTCTGGTTGCAAAAGCCACTGGTCAACGGGCAACTGGAAGACATCATCCAACAAGCGCTGGCACAGTTGGCAACTGAACCGGCGGGAGCCGCACCATAA
- a CDS encoding sodium-dependent transporter yields the protein MKRLKQHVIWGQRGSFILAATGSAVGLGNIWKFPYITGENGGGAFVLMYLLCILLIGIPIMMAEILMGRRARANPIIATAELCEAAGASKLWTGIGWMGALAGLVILSFYTVIAGWTLEYIVAAVSGEFTGLTGEASKQLFDGLLADPGKMLQWHTLFTLMTVVILALGVTRGLESSVRVMMPLLFVLLLVLLGYAAVEGEFATSLRFMFSFNPQDISWESALVAMGHSFFTLSLGMGAIMAYGAYMPSNQSVSRTVLYVALLDTLVALVAGVAIFALVFATPGISPGSGPGLMFVTLPVAFGNMSAGLVFGAIFFVMVMLAAWTSTISLLEPGVAYLNERFGFNRVAASILLGVVAWAMGLGSVWSFNDWSAKQFLWGKSYFDTMDFIATNIMLPLGGVLIALFVGWKLRDHHILHELASESPRLVRWWRPVLKFISPVAVLVVLINGIFPVLRAVFVE from the coding sequence GTGAAGCGACTCAAGCAGCATGTGATTTGGGGGCAGCGCGGCAGTTTTATCCTGGCGGCGACGGGTTCGGCGGTGGGCTTGGGCAATATCTGGAAGTTTCCTTACATCACCGGCGAAAACGGTGGTGGCGCGTTTGTGTTGATGTACCTGCTGTGCATTTTGCTGATTGGTATTCCGATCATGATGGCGGAAATTTTGATGGGACGGCGTGCGCGCGCCAACCCGATTATCGCCACCGCCGAGTTGTGCGAGGCTGCCGGTGCCAGCAAGCTCTGGACGGGAATTGGCTGGATGGGCGCTTTGGCCGGTTTGGTGATTTTATCGTTTTACACGGTGATCGCCGGTTGGACGCTGGAATACATAGTGGCAGCCGTGAGTGGCGAATTCACCGGCTTGACCGGCGAGGCATCCAAACAACTGTTTGATGGTCTGCTGGCCGACCCGGGCAAGATGTTGCAGTGGCATACCTTGTTTACGCTGATGACGGTGGTGATTCTTGCGCTGGGTGTGACGCGCGGGTTGGAATCCTCGGTGCGGGTGATGATGCCGCTGCTGTTTGTGCTGCTGCTGGTGTTGTTGGGTTACGCGGCGGTAGAGGGCGAGTTTGCGACATCGCTGCGTTTTATGTTCAGTTTTAATCCGCAGGACATTTCCTGGGAATCGGCGCTGGTCGCCATGGGCCATTCGTTTTTCACCCTGAGTTTGGGCATGGGTGCGATTATGGCGTACGGTGCCTACATGCCGAGCAACCAGTCGGTGAGCCGCACGGTGCTGTATGTGGCGCTGCTGGATACCTTGGTTGCGCTTGTCGCGGGTGTGGCGATTTTTGCACTGGTATTTGCCACGCCGGGAATATCGCCCGGCAGCGGCCCCGGCTTGATGTTTGTGACCTTGCCGGTGGCGTTCGGCAATATGAGCGCAGGTTTGGTATTTGGCGCGATCTTTTTTGTGATGGTGATGCTCGCGGCCTGGACATCGACGATTTCGCTGTTGGAACCGGGCGTGGCTTATTTAAATGAGCGCTTCGGATTTAACCGTGTAGCGGCGAGTATATTGCTGGGGGTGGTTGCCTGGGCGATGGGGCTGGGCTCGGTATGGTCGTTTAATGACTGGTCAGCCAAGCAATTCCTGTGGGGGAAATCCTACTTTGACACCATGGACTTTATCGCCACTAACATTATGTTGCCCTTGGGTGGTGTGCTGATTGCGCTGTTCGTGGGGTGGAAGCTGCGCGACCATCACATATTGCATGAGCTTGCTTCTGAGTCGCCGCGCTTGGTGCGTTGGTGGCGGCCAGTGTTGAAATTCATTTCTCCGGTTGCGGTACTGGTGGTACTGATCAACGGGATTTTTCCGGTGCTGCGCGCCGTATTTGTGGAGTAA
- a CDS encoding DUF5991 domain-containing protein, translating into MKAVKRLSLLVGALLSFAASANSVWHGSYGFDLDLSGGIPDRLMFVEYVLSIDEQSCLLSIQGYQVFETIMCDAKDDKKALGIYFKSYEDGSVKNAYGVELYKPGQRLFWLDNELVTHWDALVPDESVAKPGKYFLKKAQ; encoded by the coding sequence ATGAAAGCAGTAAAACGATTGTCTTTATTAGTAGGTGCTCTACTTTCTTTTGCTGCATCTGCAAATTCAGTATGGCATGGCTCATATGGCTTTGATCTTGATTTGAGTGGCGGAATTCCTGATCGCTTGATGTTTGTTGAATATGTTTTGAGTATTGACGAACAGTCTTGCCTGCTAAGCATTCAAGGTTATCAAGTTTTTGAAACTATTATGTGTGACGCTAAGGATGACAAAAAAGCGCTGGGCATTTATTTCAAGTCTTATGAAGATGGTTCAGTGAAAAACGCTTACGGTGTTGAGCTTTACAAACCCGGACAGCGATTGTTTTGGTTGGATAATGAATTGGTAACTCATTGGGATGCGCTAGTGCCTGATGAGTCTGTAGCAAAACCGGGAAAATATTTTTTAAAGAAAGCTCAGTAA
- the smpB gene encoding SsrA-binding protein SmpB, whose product MAKKAQKNQGNTIALNKKAKFDYELHERFEAGVAFTGWEVKSLRAGKGNITDCYVIFKNNEAWLLAAQIQPLLSASTHFVTDPFRTRKLLLNRREINRLQEAVEQKGYTVVPTALYWKDHLIKLEIAIAKGKQLHDKRETEKERDWSREKQRLFQKDQKR is encoded by the coding sequence ATGGCCAAAAAAGCACAGAAGAACCAAGGCAATACCATCGCCCTCAACAAAAAAGCCAAGTTCGATTACGAACTGCACGAGCGTTTTGAGGCCGGCGTTGCATTCACCGGTTGGGAAGTGAAAAGCCTGCGCGCCGGTAAAGGCAACATTACCGATTGCTACGTGATTTTTAAAAATAACGAAGCCTGGCTGCTCGCCGCACAAATCCAGCCACTGCTGAGCGCCTCCACGCATTTTGTGACCGACCCGTTCCGCACGCGCAAATTGCTATTGAACCGCCGCGAGATCAACCGCTTGCAAGAAGCTGTCGAACAAAAAGGCTACACCGTCGTGCCCACCGCGCTCTATTGGAAAGATCACCTGATCAAACTGGAAATCGCCATCGCCAAAGGTAAGCAATTGCACGATAAACGCGAAACCGAAAAAGAACGCGATTGGTCACGCGAGAAACAGCGTCTGTTTCAAAAGGATCAAAAACGATAG
- a CDS encoding phosphoglycerate kinase, translating into MTVKLMKDQDLAGKRVLIRQDLNVPLEDGRITSAVRIDASIPTIQAALAAGAKVMVMSHLGRPDEGVYDEAASLAPVAKYLSEKLGRAVPLVKDWVDGFSDQGDLVLLENVRFNVGEGKNSDELSKKMAALCDVFVMDAFGTAHRAQASTHGVAKFAPIACAGPLLAAELEALAKVLDNPARPLVAIVGGSKVSTKLSVLDALSKIADILVVGGGISNTFVAAAGNQVGNSLHEKDLIPEAQRLCKTTEVVYATDVRVTKEGFKSWNHNSVCVAKKVNEIQADEEIIDYGPETAARVAEIIKNAKTVLWNGPCGVFEFDAFSKGTETISRAIAESAAFSVAGGGDTLAAIDKWNLADKISYVSTGGGAFLEFVEGKVLPAVAILEERAKN; encoded by the coding sequence ATGACTGTAAAACTAATGAAAGACCAGGATCTTGCTGGTAAGCGTGTATTGATTCGTCAGGATCTGAACGTGCCCTTGGAAGATGGGCGCATTACCAGCGCGGTGCGTATTGATGCATCTATTCCTACTATTCAGGCTGCATTGGCTGCTGGTGCAAAAGTCATGGTGATGTCGCACCTCGGTCGTCCTGATGAAGGCGTTTATGATGAGGCTGCATCGCTTGCGCCGGTTGCAAAATATTTGAGCGAAAAATTAGGCCGCGCGGTTCCGCTGGTAAAAGATTGGGTGGATGGATTCTCTGACCAAGGCGATTTGGTGTTGCTCGAAAACGTTCGCTTCAATGTAGGCGAAGGCAAAAATTCTGACGAGCTGTCCAAAAAAATGGCGGCACTGTGCGATGTATTTGTAATGGATGCATTCGGTACTGCACACCGCGCGCAAGCATCCACTCACGGTGTTGCGAAATTTGCGCCCATTGCTTGTGCAGGTCCTTTGCTCGCTGCCGAGTTGGAAGCGCTGGCAAAAGTGCTCGACAATCCTGCGCGCCCATTGGTGGCAATTGTTGGTGGTTCGAAAGTGTCTACCAAACTGAGCGTGTTGGATGCGCTGTCAAAAATCGCTGACATTCTTGTAGTCGGTGGTGGCATTTCCAACACTTTCGTTGCAGCGGCAGGTAATCAAGTAGGTAATTCACTGCATGAAAAAGATTTGATTCCCGAAGCACAACGCCTGTGCAAAACCACCGAAGTGGTTTACGCGACCGACGTGCGTGTTACCAAAGAAGGTTTCAAATCATGGAACCACAACTCTGTGTGTGTAGCGAAAAAAGTTAACGAAATTCAAGCTGACGAAGAAATTATCGACTACGGTCCTGAGACTGCCGCACGCGTTGCCGAGATTATCAAAAACGCCAAAACCGTTTTGTGGAACGGCCCTTGTGGTGTATTTGAGTTTGATGCTTTTTCTAAAGGTACTGAAACTATTTCACGCGCAATTGCTGAAAGTGCTGCGTTTTCGGTTGCGGGCGGTGGCGATACCTTGGCTGCTATCGATAAATGGAATCTTGCAGACAAGATCTCTTACGTCTCTACCGGTGGTGGTGCTTTCCTGGAATTCGTGGAAGGAAAAGTATTGCCAGCAGTAGCGATTCTGGAAGAGCGCGCTAAAAACTAA